The following are encoded in a window of Plasmodium cynomolgi strain B DNA, chromosome 4, whole genome shotgun sequence genomic DNA:
- a CDS encoding histidine-rich knob protein homolog KPRPC (putative): MATFKRYSVTEKINIFQFLCGTIFFYLLILLLNCYNYQKCHRRSDQKYDLQSALQFTCSRSLAVVRRPGKYNPPLRTRVVKEVTRGGFKEYEEKYESKHYKLKENVEDGNKDCDEKYEAANYGFREKCPYEVNPYTGANGPDIFLLKKRFHMNLNKRQDDEEEEDDDDEGGSLKNKLPGSLDACEKESYRKKKRDSKANDEYPTIIKEYEEIDAPEVYNGNFGTRGRRIGYEEPENNRARPSPNGRHPGRRQHPGDDMRSYGPPPRGGRPVRRREPKDDEMMAYGQPSRGRQPVRRREPNDEEMTAYEKPPRGRQPIRRREPKDEEKKAYGPPLRGRQPVKRKEPGSPDPSKVRPLNEQSQEELKKKQASTEQQASNEQSKDEPSKSELSTTETSTKEQAKNE, encoded by the exons ATGGCTACTTTTAAGAGATACAGCGTTACAGagaaaattaacattttccAGTTTCTCTgtggaacaatttttttctatcttcTAATTTTGTTGCTAAATTGTTATAATTAC caaaaatgTCACAGGAGGAGTGACCAGAAGTATGACCTTCAAAGTGCGCTACAGTTCACTTGCAGCAGATCCTTGGCAGTAGTACGAAGACCGGGAAAGTACAACCCTCCACTCAGAACACGCGTAGTAAAGGAAGTTACCCGTGGCGGCTTTAAAgagtatgaagaaaaatatgaatcgAAGCATTACAAACTAAAGGAAAACGTGGAAGATGGAAATAAAGATTGTGATGAAAAGTACGAAGCAGCAAATTACGGATTCAGAGAAAAGTGCCCTTACGAAGTGAATCCATATACTGGTGCAAATGGACCTGATATTTTcttattgaaaaaaagattcCACATGAATTTGAACAAAAGGCAAgatgatgaggaagaggaagatgatgatgatgaaggGGGGTCACTAAAAAATAAGCTACCTGGTTCGTTAGATGCATGCGAAAAGGAATCTtacagaaagaaaaaacgtgATAGCAAAGCAAACGATGAATATCCTACtataataaaagaatacGAAGAAATTGACGCACCAGAAGTATATAATGGAAATTTTGGAACACGTGGTAGACGAATAGGGTACGAAGAACCAGAAAATAACAGAGCACGCCCGTCACCAAATGGGCGCCATCCAGGCAGAAGACAACACCCAGGAGACGATATGAGATCATACGGACCACCACCAAGAGGAGGACGCCCAGTTAGAAGAAGAGAACCTAAGGATGATGAAATGATGGCATATGGACAACCTTCAAGAGGAAGACAACCAGTCAGAAGAAGAGAACCTaatgatgaagaaatgaCGGCATATGAAAAACCTCCAAGAGGAAGACAACCAATCAGAAGAAGAGAACctaaggatgaagaaaagaaggcATATGGACCACCCCTAAGAGGAAGACAACCAgtcaaaagaaaagaaccTGGCTCACCTGATCCATCAAAAGTACGTCCATTAAACGAACAATCACAGGAggaattaaagaaaaaacaagcaTCAACAGAACAGCAGGCATCTAATGAACAATCCAAAGATGAGCCCTCCAAAAGTGAACTATCCACAACGGAAACATCTACGAAAGAGCAAGCTAAAAATGAGTAA